One window of the Chryseobacterium camelliae genome contains the following:
- a CDS encoding 1,4-dihydroxy-2-naphthoyl-CoA synthase, which translates to MIEWKTAKEYEDITYKKSNGVARIAFNRPEIRNAFRPKTTSELYDAFYDAYEDPSIGVVLLSGEGPSPKDGGWAFCSGGDQKARGHQGYVGEDGRHRLNILEVQRLIRFMPKVVIAVVPGWAVGGGHSLHVVCDLTLASEEHAIFKQTDADVTSFDGGYGSAYLAKMVGQKKAREIFFLGRNYSAQEALEMGMVNKVVPHAELEDTAYEWAQEILAKSPTSIRMLKFAMNLTDDGMVGQQVFAGEATRLAYMTEEAKEGRNAFLEKRKPNFGEDQWIS; encoded by the coding sequence ATGATCGAGTGGAAAACCGCTAAGGAATACGAAGATATCACCTATAAAAAATCCAACGGGGTGGCAAGGATTGCCTTCAACAGGCCGGAAATCAGAAATGCCTTCCGCCCGAAAACCACTTCTGAGCTGTACGATGCTTTTTATGATGCCTATGAAGATCCTTCGATCGGAGTAGTATTGCTTTCCGGTGAAGGGCCGAGCCCTAAAGACGGAGGCTGGGCATTCTGCAGCGGGGGAGACCAGAAAGCCAGGGGCCATCAGGGATATGTAGGAGAAGACGGAAGGCATCGCCTCAATATCCTGGAGGTTCAGCGCCTGATCCGCTTTATGCCTAAAGTAGTGATTGCCGTAGTTCCGGGATGGGCTGTAGGCGGTGGGCACTCGCTTCATGTGGTATGCGACCTGACCTTAGCGAGTGAAGAGCATGCGATCTTCAAACAAACCGATGCGGACGTAACCAGCTTCGACGGAGGCTACGGATCTGCTTATCTGGCTAAAATGGTGGGCCAGAAAAAAGCCCGTGAGATATTCTTTCTCGGAAGGAATTATTCCGCACAGGAAGCTCTTGAAATGGGAATGGTCAACAAAGTCGTTCCTCATGCCGAACTTGAAGATACCGCCTATGAATGGGCCCAGGAAATCCTGGCGAAGTCACCTACCTCCATCAGGATGCTGAAATTTGCCATGAACCTTACCGATGACGGGATGGTCGGGCAGCAGGTATTTGCCGGAGAAGCTACCCGGCTGGCCTACATGACGGAGGAAGCTAAAGAAGGAAGAAATGCCTTCCTGGAAAAGAGAAAGCCCAATTTCGGGGAAGATCAATGGATATCGTAA
- a CDS encoding tetratricopeptide repeat protein gives MKKLILGMAIIASSFVFGQKGDVNAQLQAANKEAMDAYNAKNYAGAAPKFMEVYNLLKTNGQDDKTYMYYAGLSYALANNSEQAIKIYSDLINSGYTGVQTTYTAKDNKTGQVMTYDKNTWDLLKKSSKDYSDFKTEQTPSVESDLYETLSTLLINAKKNDEALAIIEKGLAKFPNSAKLKEYQGSALYASGNTDKFMANLKEQLAKNPNDATNWYNLGVLQSKNPATASEAEASFKKAIELKPDFSNAYQNLVLTSIGDDSKAVEEINALRKTKPDEATKLIEARRARFDKALPYAEKWYQSNPENLDAVSMLKDIYGITKNQAKMTEMKAKEAALQAKQPK, from the coding sequence ATGAAAAAGCTGATTTTAGGAATGGCGATCATAGCATCATCATTTGTTTTTGGACAGAAAGGGGATGTCAATGCCCAGTTACAGGCTGCCAACAAAGAAGCTATGGATGCCTACAACGCTAAAAACTACGCAGGGGCGGCTCCCAAGTTTATGGAAGTGTATAACCTGCTGAAGACTAACGGCCAGGATGATAAAACATATATGTATTACGCGGGACTGAGCTATGCTTTGGCAAACAACTCAGAACAGGCGATCAAAATATATAGTGATCTTATCAACTCCGGATATACGGGAGTTCAGACTACGTATACCGCAAAGGATAACAAGACCGGTCAGGTAATGACGTATGATAAGAATACCTGGGACCTGCTTAAGAAAAGTTCCAAGGATTATTCCGATTTCAAAACAGAACAGACCCCAAGTGTAGAGTCTGACCTGTATGAAACGCTGTCTACCTTGCTGATCAACGCCAAAAAGAATGACGAGGCACTGGCTATCATTGAAAAAGGGCTTGCCAAATTCCCTAATAGTGCCAAATTAAAGGAATATCAGGGATCTGCCCTATATGCTTCCGGCAATACGGATAAGTTTATGGCTAATCTTAAGGAGCAGCTGGCTAAAAATCCTAATGATGCAACCAATTGGTATAACCTTGGGGTATTACAGTCTAAAAATCCTGCTACTGCTTCAGAGGCGGAAGCTTCATTCAAAAAAGCAATCGAGCTTAAGCCGGATTTCTCCAATGCTTACCAGAACCTGGTGCTGACTTCCATCGGTGATGATTCTAAAGCAGTAGAAGAGATCAATGCGCTGAGAAAAACCAAGCCGGATGAAGCAACCAAGTTGATCGAAGCGAGAAGAGCAAGGTTTGACAAAGCGCTTCCTTATGCTGAAAAATGGTATCAGTCCAACCCTGAAAACCTGGATGCTGTATCCATGCTGAAGGATATTTACGGGATTACCAAAAACCAGGCAAAAATGACTGAAATGAAGGCTAAAGAAGCCGCTCTTCAGGCCAAACAGCCTAAATAA
- the gyrA gene encoding DNA gyrase subunit A, with translation MQKEGERLIPINIVDEMKSSYIDYSMSVIVSRALPDVRDGLKPVHRRVLYGMYGLGVFSNRKYLKSARIVGDVLGKYHPHGDSSVYDAMVRMAQEWSLRYPQVDGQGNFGSMDGDPPAAMRYTEARLKKISDEILSDLDKETVDFQNNFDDSLQEPTVMPTKVPNLLVNGTSGIAVGMATNMAPHNLSESINAICAYIDNKDISIDELMQHIIAPDFPTGGIIYGYDGVRDAFHTGRGRVVLRAKVNFEEIGNRNAIIVTEIPYQVNKAEMIARTAELVKDEKIPGIYEIRDESDRKGLRVVYELKNDAIPNVVLNLLYKYTSLQTSFSVNNIALVNGRPEQLNLKDIIHHFVEHRHEVIVRRTKFELKKARERAHILEGFMKVIGSQASLDKAISIIRHSANPQAAKEGLIEAFELSDLQAQAILDLRLARLTGMELDKIRDEYEAIMKEIDNLEDILANEERRFQIIKDELIEIKEKYGDDRRTEIDYSGGEMSIEDIIPNESVVLTISHAGYIKRTSLSEYKIQSRGGVGNRAATTRDEDFLEYIVSATNHQYMLFFTEKGRCYWLRVFEIPEGSKTSKGRAVQNLINIEPDDKIKAYIRTNNLKDTEYVNQMSVVMVTKNGTIKKTSLEAYSRPRVNGVNAIEIRDNDQLLSAYLTNGTSQIMIATKKGKCIRFPEEKVREVGRSSIGVRGITLEDNDEVIGMIVVNDLDNDTVLVVSEKGYGKRTAVLDYRETNRGGKGVITLNITEKTGDLIAIQNVTDEDGLMIINKSGVAIRMGMDEMRVMGRNTQGVRMINLKKNDEIAAIAKVEKDKDVEDDAEENEEGGTVENNQENISVADPENENPATDTENPGSEE, from the coding sequence ATGCAAAAAGAAGGTGAAAGACTGATTCCTATCAACATTGTTGATGAAATGAAGTCATCTTATATCGATTATTCGATGTCTGTAATTGTTTCCAGAGCATTACCTGACGTAAGAGATGGCTTGAAACCCGTTCATAGAAGAGTTCTTTACGGTATGTATGGATTGGGGGTTTTTTCTAACAGAAAATATTTAAAATCCGCGAGAATTGTAGGGGATGTTCTGGGTAAGTATCACCCGCACGGGGACTCCTCTGTATATGATGCTATGGTAAGGATGGCCCAGGAATGGAGTCTGCGTTACCCTCAGGTAGACGGACAGGGGAACTTCGGTTCCATGGACGGCGACCCGCCGGCAGCAATGCGTTATACCGAAGCCAGGCTGAAAAAAATATCCGACGAAATTCTTTCCGATCTGGATAAAGAAACGGTTGATTTCCAGAATAACTTTGACGACAGCTTACAGGAACCTACTGTTATGCCAACCAAAGTTCCGAACCTCCTGGTGAACGGGACTTCCGGGATTGCGGTGGGGATGGCGACCAATATGGCTCCACATAACCTTTCAGAATCAATCAATGCGATCTGTGCGTATATAGATAACAAAGATATTTCCATTGATGAGCTGATGCAGCACATCATTGCCCCGGATTTCCCTACCGGAGGAATCATTTACGGCTACGACGGCGTAAGGGATGCCTTCCATACAGGAAGGGGAAGGGTTGTATTGAGGGCTAAGGTTAATTTTGAAGAAATAGGCAACCGTAATGCCATCATCGTTACTGAGATTCCTTACCAGGTCAACAAAGCCGAAATGATTGCCAGGACGGCAGAGCTGGTAAAAGACGAAAAGATCCCGGGCATTTATGAAATCAGGGATGAATCGGACAGAAAAGGGCTTCGTGTAGTATACGAGCTGAAAAACGATGCTATTCCTAATGTCGTTCTTAACCTTTTATATAAATATACCTCTCTTCAGACCTCTTTCAGCGTTAACAATATTGCTTTGGTGAACGGAAGGCCGGAGCAGCTGAACCTGAAGGACATTATCCATCATTTTGTAGAGCACAGACATGAGGTGATCGTAAGAAGGACTAAGTTTGAGCTTAAGAAAGCAAGAGAAAGGGCCCATATCCTTGAAGGATTCATGAAAGTGATCGGAAGCCAAGCCTCTCTTGATAAAGCGATCTCCATTATCCGTCACAGCGCTAATCCGCAGGCCGCCAAAGAAGGGTTGATAGAAGCATTCGAGCTTTCGGACCTCCAGGCCCAGGCGATCCTTGATCTGCGTCTGGCGCGTTTAACCGGAATGGAGCTGGATAAGATCCGTGATGAGTATGAGGCGATCATGAAAGAGATCGACAACCTTGAAGATATCTTAGCCAATGAAGAAAGGAGATTCCAGATAATTAAAGATGAGCTGATCGAAATAAAAGAAAAATACGGAGATGACAGAAGAACGGAAATCGACTATTCCGGTGGTGAAATGTCTATTGAAGACATCATCCCGAACGAATCCGTCGTTCTTACGATTTCCCACGCAGGATACATCAAAAGGACTTCCCTTTCAGAATATAAGATCCAGAGCAGGGGCGGTGTAGGAAACAGGGCAGCGACCACCAGGGACGAAGACTTCCTGGAGTACATTGTATCTGCAACCAACCACCAGTACATGCTGTTCTTTACGGAAAAAGGAAGATGTTACTGGCTGAGGGTATTCGAAATTCCGGAAGGATCCAAAACTTCCAAGGGAAGAGCCGTTCAGAACCTGATCAATATCGAACCGGATGATAAGATCAAAGCATACATCCGTACCAACAACCTTAAAGATACCGAGTATGTGAACCAGATGAGCGTAGTGATGGTAACGAAGAACGGAACCATTAAGAAAACTTCGCTTGAAGCGTATTCAAGGCCTAGGGTAAACGGGGTAAATGCTATCGAAATCAGGGATAATGACCAGCTTCTGAGTGCATACCTTACCAACGGTACATCCCAGATCATGATTGCAACCAAAAAAGGTAAATGTATCCGTTTCCCGGAAGAAAAAGTAAGGGAAGTGGGCCGTAGCTCTATCGGGGTGCGCGGAATTACACTGGAAGACAATGATGAAGTAATCGGCATGATTGTGGTCAATGATCTTGACAATGATACGGTTCTCGTGGTATCTGAAAAAGGATATGGTAAAAGGACAGCCGTTCTCGATTACAGGGAAACCAACAGAGGCGGAAAAGGTGTTATTACTTTGAATATCACAGAAAAGACAGGAGACCTGATCGCCATCCAGAATGTAACGGATGAAGACGGACTGATGATCATTAACAAATCCGGTGTTGCCATCCGTATGGGAATGGATGAAATGCGTGTGATGGGCAGGAATACCCAGGGTGTCAGGATGATCAACCTGAAGAAAAACGATGAAATTGCAGCGATTGCCAAAGTGGAGAAAGATAAAGATGTGGAAGATGATGCAGAAGAAAATGAAGAAGGCGGTACTGTAGAAAATAACCAGGAAAACATTTCAGTTGCTGATCCGGAAAATGAAAATCCGGCAACGGACACTGAGAATCCGGGTTCTGAAGAATAA
- a CDS encoding DUF4286 family protein, which translates to MSVLSITFHCTKNNLEEWENYMDDTLALMAENLMDVNQYILSEVGSDYIEDGKNYNLLLVFDTDVLRTDFMESELLNITERIETRFGQEVMIFNTFLNPRINKL; encoded by the coding sequence ATGAGCGTACTGAGCATCACCTTTCACTGCACTAAAAATAATCTTGAGGAATGGGAAAATTATATGGATGATACCCTTGCCCTGATGGCAGAAAACCTGATGGACGTTAACCAATATATCCTGTCTGAAGTAGGAAGTGATTATATTGAAGACGGAAAAAACTATAACCTTCTCCTGGTGTTTGATACTGATGTACTGAGGACTGATTTTATGGAAAGTGAGCTGCTCAATATTACGGAAAGGATAGAGACCAGGTTCGGGCAGGAAGTTATGATTTTTAATACATTCCTGAACCCGAGGATCAACAAACTGTAA
- a CDS encoding bacteriocin-like protein, whose amino-acid sequence MKNLKKLNKAQLKSVYGGEPKKYCVFCERLNKLVCSEAHIVQCP is encoded by the coding sequence ATGAAAAATCTGAAAAAGCTTAACAAAGCACAATTGAAATCCGTATATGGAGGCGAACCGAAGAAATACTGTGTATTTTGTGAAAGGCTCAACAAGCTGGTATGCAGTGAAGCGCATATCGTCCAGTGTCCTTAA
- the uvrA gene encoding excinuclease ABC subunit UvrA, with amino-acid sequence MSKSTEYIEVYGAREHNLKNINVKIPRNELVVITGLSGSGKSSLAFDTIFAEGQRRYIETFSAYARQFLGGLERPDVDKIEGLSPVIAIEQKTTNKNPRSTVGTVTELYDFLRLLFARVSDAYSLSTGKKLVSYTEDQILDAIKENYQGEKIMLMAPVIRSRKGHYHELFVQMAKKGYGQARIDGELQDIEYDLKLDRYKTHDIDIVIDRWIIGESASEARMEKSLRTAMDMGEGIIGIQKLGSSDIEYFSKNLMDAETGHSLALPEPNTFSFNSPKGSCPSCKGLGTIKKINTDYFVDNPKLSVNQGGLLPLEDIKSNKWILTQVKNILEIFGLGLATPIQDIPEEALDYIYNGCHKEFNKDLKYAGITKKIKISFDGLISFMEEIIDEKDSYEAVMLERHFTTEETCPECKGTRLQASSLSFKIDGKNIAEVNALSLSDLKEWLSDIKGTFSEKKQIIAHEILKEIETRLQFLLDVGLDYLSLSRSSRTLSGGESQRIRLATQIGSQLVNVLYILDEPSIGLHQRDNERLINSLKNLRDIGNSVLVVEHDKDMILEADEVLDVGPRAGKFGGEILWQGKPKDLVKADTITAQYINGKRKIEIPAERRAGSGKHIILKGASGNNLKNVTLNVPLGKLVVVTGISGSGKSSLINGTLYPILNKHFYRAVQEPLPYKSIEGLEHIDKIVDVDQTPIGRTPRSNPATYTGMFTDIRNLFSELPESKIRGYKPGRFSFNVKGGRCETCQGGGLKVIEMNFLPDVYVHCETCNGKRFNRETLEVRYKGKSISDVLDMTIDEAVEFFQPIPKIFARVKTLQDVGLGYITLGQQSTTLSGGEAQRIKLATELAKRQTGNTLYILDEPTTGLHFEDVKILMDAINQLVSLGNSFIIIEHNMDVIKLADHIIDVGPEGGKHGGQIVVQGTPEEIIKSKKSLTGKFLKREL; translated from the coding sequence ATGAGCAAATCAACAGAATATATTGAAGTTTACGGAGCCCGTGAACACAACCTGAAAAATATCAATGTGAAAATCCCCCGCAATGAGCTGGTAGTCATTACCGGACTATCGGGAAGCGGGAAATCATCATTGGCATTTGATACTATTTTTGCCGAAGGGCAGCGCCGGTATATCGAAACATTCTCTGCCTATGCACGGCAGTTCTTAGGCGGTCTCGAGCGTCCTGACGTAGATAAGATCGAAGGGCTTTCCCCGGTGATTGCCATTGAGCAAAAGACAACCAATAAAAACCCGAGATCTACCGTAGGAACCGTTACAGAACTGTATGACTTCCTGAGATTGCTTTTTGCGAGAGTCTCGGATGCATATTCTCTGTCTACAGGGAAAAAACTGGTCAGTTATACGGAAGACCAGATCCTCGATGCTATTAAAGAAAACTATCAGGGAGAAAAGATCATGCTGATGGCTCCTGTGATCCGTTCCAGGAAAGGGCACTACCATGAGCTGTTCGTACAGATGGCTAAAAAAGGGTATGGGCAGGCTAGAATTGACGGCGAACTTCAGGATATCGAATATGACCTGAAACTCGACCGTTATAAAACCCATGATATCGATATTGTGATCGACCGCTGGATTATAGGGGAAAGCGCTTCCGAAGCCAGAATGGAAAAGTCATTGCGCACGGCGATGGATATGGGTGAAGGAATTATCGGGATCCAGAAACTGGGAAGCAGCGATATTGAATATTTTTCCAAAAACCTGATGGATGCAGAAACAGGTCATTCACTGGCGCTGCCGGAGCCGAATACCTTTTCATTCAACTCGCCTAAGGGAAGCTGCCCTTCCTGCAAAGGTTTGGGAACAATCAAGAAGATCAATACCGATTATTTCGTAGACAATCCTAAATTATCCGTTAACCAGGGAGGATTGCTTCCGCTGGAGGATATCAAATCCAATAAATGGATCCTTACGCAGGTTAAAAATATCCTTGAAATTTTCGGGCTTGGACTGGCTACGCCTATTCAGGATATTCCGGAAGAAGCATTGGATTATATCTACAATGGATGCCATAAAGAATTTAACAAAGACCTGAAGTATGCAGGCATTACTAAAAAAATCAAAATCAGTTTCGATGGCCTTATTTCTTTCATGGAAGAAATTATCGACGAAAAAGATTCCTATGAAGCTGTGATGCTGGAAAGGCATTTTACCACAGAAGAAACCTGTCCTGAATGCAAAGGTACGCGTCTGCAGGCATCGAGCCTGAGCTTCAAGATCGACGGTAAAAATATTGCTGAAGTGAATGCGCTGAGCCTTTCGGACCTTAAAGAATGGCTGAGCGATATCAAAGGGACGTTTTCCGAGAAAAAACAGATCATTGCTCATGAAATCCTGAAAGAGATTGAAACCAGACTCCAGTTCCTTCTTGATGTCGGATTGGATTACCTCAGTCTAAGCAGAAGCTCCAGGACCCTTTCCGGAGGAGAGTCCCAGAGGATCCGTCTGGCAACGCAGATTGGTTCCCAACTCGTAAACGTACTGTACATTCTTGATGAACCGAGCATCGGGCTGCACCAGAGAGACAACGAGCGCCTGATCAATTCCCTGAAGAATCTCCGGGATATTGGAAACTCAGTTCTGGTCGTAGAACATGATAAAGATATGATTCTGGAAGCTGATGAGGTGCTGGATGTAGGTCCGAGAGCGGGTAAATTCGGTGGTGAAATCCTGTGGCAGGGTAAACCGAAGGATCTTGTGAAGGCAGATACCATCACGGCTCAGTACATCAATGGAAAAAGGAAAATAGAAATTCCTGCGGAGAGGAGAGCAGGAAGCGGCAAGCATATCATTCTGAAAGGAGCAAGCGGAAACAACCTTAAGAATGTTACCCTGAATGTTCCTTTGGGTAAACTGGTGGTGGTAACTGGAATTTCAGGAAGCGGCAAATCATCCCTTATTAACGGTACACTTTATCCGATCCTCAATAAACATTTTTACCGTGCGGTACAGGAACCGTTGCCGTACAAATCTATAGAAGGATTGGAGCATATTGACAAAATCGTAGACGTAGACCAGACCCCGATCGGAAGGACCCCGCGTTCCAATCCGGCAACCTATACCGGAATGTTTACCGATATAAGAAACCTGTTCTCGGAGCTTCCGGAAAGTAAAATCCGGGGATACAAACCGGGAAGATTCTCTTTCAATGTAAAAGGGGGAAGATGCGAAACCTGTCAGGGCGGCGGACTGAAAGTGATTGAAATGAACTTCTTGCCGGATGTATATGTGCATTGTGAAACCTGCAACGGAAAACGATTCAACAGGGAAACCCTGGAAGTGCGGTATAAAGGAAAGTCAATTTCTGACGTCCTGGATATGACCATTGATGAAGCCGTAGAATTCTTCCAGCCGATTCCGAAGATTTTTGCCAGGGTAAAAACCTTGCAGGATGTCGGTTTAGGATACATTACTTTAGGACAGCAGTCAACCACATTATCCGGTGGGGAAGCACAGAGGATCAAGCTGGCTACGGAACTGGCCAAGCGCCAGACCGGGAATACGCTGTACATCCTGGATGAACCTACCACAGGGCTTCATTTTGAGGATGTGAAGATCCTGATGGACGCCATCAATCAGCTGGTATCCTTAGGGAATTCATTCATCATCATTGAACATAATATGGATGTAATTAAACTGGCAGACCATATTATTGATGTAGGCCCCGAAGGCGGAAAGCACGGCGGACAGATTGTGGTGCAGGGAACCCCGGAAGAAATTATAAAATCAAAGAAAAGCCTTACGGGGAAATTTTTGAAAAGGGAACTGTAG
- a CDS encoding DUF3829 domain-containing protein, which translates to MKKLMMLAVALSLSAVPVSCKKEIGKLGSTVLNGGKNEADAVIGFNNDFLDSYKMTSDRVESIMKYADAAVTKAKGGDVLIMPMVTGSVDYAISKIKDVPSGFDKNRAAIEKDFQTYKAKKESIDKKFEELKSYMSAEDFKDDKGAKAETLNQEIQAEAQVLFETGERIITNIKPATDAAEETILKDHPMKEYIISSKKVMNALDSAYDTLNKQHETDFNAAEAQKKYDELAAAVEQNSKLDFKVSNTMYTHKKSNFESVNKNAESFLDTYRRLMRNAKDSGKISDSDIQSIGYAYDAVLNSYNIFVK; encoded by the coding sequence ATGAAAAAATTAATGATGCTTGCTGTAGCACTGTCGCTGAGCGCTGTGCCGGTAAGCTGTAAAAAAGAAATCGGAAAATTGGGGAGTACGGTCCTCAACGGAGGGAAAAATGAAGCGGATGCCGTCATAGGTTTCAATAATGATTTCCTCGATTCTTACAAAATGACCTCTGATCGTGTGGAAAGCATCATGAAATATGCTGATGCCGCCGTGACGAAAGCCAAAGGCGGAGACGTACTGATCATGCCGATGGTAACCGGGTCCGTAGACTATGCCATTAGTAAAATCAAAGATGTGCCTTCCGGATTTGATAAAAACAGAGCTGCCATCGAAAAGGATTTCCAGACCTACAAAGCTAAAAAGGAAAGCATCGACAAGAAGTTTGAGGAGCTCAAATCTTATATGAGTGCCGAAGACTTCAAGGATGACAAAGGAGCAAAGGCCGAAACGCTCAACCAGGAAATCCAGGCTGAAGCACAGGTACTGTTTGAAACAGGAGAACGTATTATCACCAATATCAAGCCTGCAACGGATGCTGCTGAGGAAACCATCCTGAAAGATCATCCGATGAAGGAGTACATTATCTCTTCCAAAAAAGTGATGAATGCACTGGACAGTGCATATGACACCCTGAACAAGCAGCATGAAACCGATTTCAATGCCGCAGAAGCCCAGAAGAAGTATGATGAACTGGCTGCCGCTGTTGAGCAGAACTCCAAACTGGATTTTAAGGTAAGCAATACTATGTATACCCACAAAAAAAGTAATTTTGAAAGTGTCAACAAGAATGCCGAGAGCTTCCTGGATACGTACAGGAGACTGATGAGAAATGCCAAGGATTCAGGAAAGATTTCGGATAGTGATATCCAGAGTATTGGCTATGCTTATGATGCCGTACTGAATTCTTACAACATCTTTGTAAAATAG
- a CDS encoding type VI secretion system baseplate subunit TssF, with amino-acid sequence MNLDQNIYSKESVKARMLQNATKVWGLKSPQSLDPFVKLLIDAFSTEVFKANNEIQTVNARILEKMAKLLTPSIYTHPLPAHAVAFTHPQESSEILLEHTEFFFRKQMTSTIKSESDKQINIPFTPVGNVRIHKMQTAVMFVGNTCYSIDERLNKIPVARFQGRPEDYRKVTIGIDASKYISENFPKSLSIFCSNPAFEHLDFVYRLLPYLTVTANGNPLFVKEGITYLKGQQAEGYEQMFHEQSIRVKTVQDIQSIYRHKFIEITGISDSLISEAGALPQNLDFLDYKDEILKYLEGKRYLWLTFEFPPQFSAEILDNFSFVLNAFPVYNRGWKKTEYSLDIMGNNIPLVTDEGEHFLYVDEVQDGEGRKYKEIPFTPGDQLSKGLYTVRKGGMERFTNRNAVDMIANVLELTRDEIAAFSLLNRDNVKGILSEMSDKMKSMVQKVNNAKRNIRQELNYVIMEPVEKTDHTYAAFWITHCTLANHMRPGTELSNQLKSQSLVLLTETIGGAEEQKGSDSIQAYRYALTTRDKIISLEDVKSYCRMMLKDELKEVRVKRGTMISNKPKEGFIRTVEVEIIPQNYTFYGRAYWENMAHILRNQIVSKAIDGIEYRVTVSNEDAEL; translated from the coding sequence ATGAATTTAGATCAGAATATCTATTCCAAAGAATCTGTAAAAGCCAGAATGCTTCAGAATGCCACCAAAGTATGGGGGCTGAAAAGCCCGCAGTCTCTGGATCCCTTTGTCAAACTGCTTATTGATGCATTCAGCACCGAAGTCTTTAAGGCCAATAATGAGATCCAGACCGTCAATGCACGGATCCTGGAAAAGATGGCCAAGCTTCTTACGCCATCCATCTATACCCATCCGCTTCCGGCCCATGCCGTAGCTTTTACCCATCCGCAGGAATCTTCGGAGATTTTGCTGGAGCATACGGAATTCTTTTTCAGGAAGCAGATGACATCCACCATAAAATCAGAATCAGATAAGCAGATCAATATTCCTTTTACGCCGGTAGGCAATGTCAGGATCCATAAAATGCAGACGGCTGTAATGTTTGTAGGCAATACCTGTTACAGTATCGATGAACGGCTGAATAAAATTCCTGTCGCAAGGTTCCAGGGCAGGCCTGAGGATTACCGAAAGGTAACGATAGGGATCGATGCGTCTAAATACATCAGTGAAAACTTTCCCAAATCGCTCAGTATATTCTGCTCAAACCCGGCTTTTGAACACCTCGATTTTGTCTACAGGCTGCTTCCGTATCTCACGGTAACGGCTAACGGAAATCCGCTCTTTGTGAAGGAAGGCATCACCTACCTTAAAGGCCAGCAGGCAGAAGGCTATGAGCAGATGTTCCACGAGCAGTCCATCAGGGTAAAGACCGTTCAGGACATCCAGAGCATTTACCGTCATAAATTCATAGAAATAACCGGAATCTCAGACAGCCTGATTTCAGAAGCAGGAGCCCTTCCGCAGAATCTGGATTTCCTCGATTATAAAGACGAGATACTGAAATACCTGGAAGGAAAACGCTACCTGTGGTTGACATTTGAATTTCCGCCGCAGTTCTCCGCCGAAATCCTGGATAATTTCTCTTTTGTACTGAATGCTTTCCCGGTCTATAACCGTGGCTGGAAGAAAACGGAATACAGCCTGGATATCATGGGCAATAATATTCCGCTGGTGACAGATGAAGGCGAACATTTTTTGTATGTAGACGAAGTGCAGGACGGAGAAGGGAGGAAGTACAAGGAAATTCCATTCACGCCGGGAGACCAGCTCAGCAAAGGGTTGTATACCGTAAGAAAGGGCGGAATGGAACGTTTTACCAACAGGAATGCTGTGGATATGATTGCGAACGTCCTTGAACTGACGCGGGATGAAATCGCCGCTTTTTCACTCCTGAACCGGGATAATGTAAAAGGCATTCTGAGCGAAATGTCAGATAAAATGAAATCCATGGTCCAGAAAGTGAACAATGCCAAAAGAAACATCAGGCAGGAACTGAATTATGTGATCATGGAACCCGTAGAAAAAACAGACCATACTTATGCTGCATTCTGGATAACGCACTGTACCCTTGCCAACCATATGCGCCCGGGAACGGAACTCTCCAACCAGCTGAAATCCCAGTCCCTGGTACTTCTTACGGAAACCATAGGAGGCGCCGAAGAACAGAAAGGTTCAGACAGTATTCAGGCCTACCGGTACGCGCTGACCACAAGGGACAAAATCATTTCCCTGGAAGATGTGAAAAGCTATTGCAGGATGATGCTGAAAGATGAGCTAAAGGAAGTACGCGTAAAGAGAGGCACCATGATCAGTAATAAACCCAAGGAAGGATTTATCAGGACTGTGGAGGTTGAAATCATCCCACAGAACTATACCTTTTACGGGAGGGCCTACTGGGAAAATATGGCCCATATTTTGCGAAACCAGATCGTTTCCAAAGCCATTGACGGAATTGAATACCGCGTTACCGTTTCCAATGAGGACGCGGAATTGTAA